A window of the Thalassospira sp. TSL5-1 genome harbors these coding sequences:
- a CDS encoding substrate-binding protein: MSENKPTRHVSRRTVLKGSALTTGAAIIGATAPMHFIRNAYAADSFRGDPGSGKSVVLGFNVPQTGPYADEGADELRAYQLAVKHLNGEGDGGMLNTMKPNNLKGNGILGKKVEFVTGDTQTKSDAARASAKRMIEKDNVIMVTGGSSSGVAVAVQGLCQEMGVIFMAGLTHSNDTTGKDKKRYGFRHFFNAYMSGQALAPVLKDEYGTDRKAYHLTADYTWGWTQEESIKAATEKIGWTTVNTVRTPVGAGDFSQYITPVLNSGADVLILNHYGKDMVNSLTQAVQFGLKDKMVNGKKFAIVVPLYSRLMAQGAGDAAKGILGTTNWHWSLTDDGSQAFVKSFGQEYGFPPSQAAHTCYVQTLLYANACEMAGTFAPWEVIKQLEGYEFDGMGNGPTLYRAEDHQCFKDVLVVRGKENPQSAFDLLEVVKHVPRSQVEYPADMFGGELGPYKV; the protein is encoded by the coding sequence ATGTCCGAGAATAAACCCACCCGTCATGTGTCACGCCGCACCGTTCTAAAAGGGTCGGCCCTGACGACGGGGGCGGCAATTATCGGTGCGACCGCACCGATGCACTTTATTCGTAATGCCTATGCCGCCGATTCATTTCGCGGCGATCCCGGCAGCGGCAAAAGCGTTGTTTTGGGATTTAACGTCCCGCAGACTGGCCCTTATGCCGATGAAGGTGCCGACGAATTGCGGGCCTATCAACTGGCTGTCAAACACCTCAATGGTGAAGGCGACGGCGGTATGCTCAATACCATGAAGCCCAATAACCTGAAGGGAAATGGCATTTTGGGCAAAAAGGTCGAGTTTGTGACCGGCGATACGCAAACCAAGTCGGATGCGGCCCGCGCCTCGGCCAAGCGCATGATTGAAAAAGACAATGTCATCATGGTAACGGGCGGGTCTTCGTCGGGTGTTGCGGTGGCAGTACAGGGGCTGTGCCAGGAAATGGGCGTCATTTTCATGGCGGGGCTGACCCATTCCAACGACACCACCGGCAAGGATAAGAAACGCTACGGCTTTCGCCATTTCTTTAATGCCTACATGTCGGGACAGGCGCTGGCACCAGTGCTCAAGGATGAATATGGCACGGATCGCAAGGCCTATCATCTGACGGCGGATTATACCTGGGGCTGGACCCAGGAAGAATCGATCAAGGCCGCAACCGAAAAGATTGGCTGGACGACGGTCAATACCGTTCGCACCCCGGTCGGGGCAGGTGACTTTTCACAATATATCACCCCGGTTCTTAATTCCGGCGCCGATGTGCTGATTTTGAACCACTATGGCAAGGATATGGTCAATTCCCTGACCCAGGCGGTGCAGTTTGGCCTGAAGGATAAAATGGTAAATGGCAAAAAGTTTGCCATTGTTGTTCCGCTTTATTCGCGCCTGATGGCCCAGGGTGCTGGCGATGCTGCCAAGGGCATTTTGGGTACCACCAACTGGCACTGGTCGCTGACCGATGATGGCTCCCAGGCTTTTGTGAAGTCCTTTGGGCAGGAATATGGTTTTCCGCCCTCGCAGGCGGCCCATACCTGCTATGTCCAGACCCTGCTTTATGCCAATGCCTGCGAAATGGCCGGTACCTTTGCGCCGTGGGAAGTGATCAAGCAGCTTGAAGGCTACGAATTTGATGGCATGGGCAATGGCCCGACCCTTTATCGTGCCGAAGACCATCAGTGCTTCAAGGATGTGCTGGTCGTGCGCGGGAAAGAAAACCCGCAAAGTGCCTTTGACCTTCTTGAGGTGGTCAAACATGTGCCGCGTTCCCAGGTGGAATATCCGGCCGATATGTTTGGCGGGGAACTGGGACCTTACAAGGTCTGA
- a CDS encoding branched-chain amino acid ABC transporter permease, whose translation MDAIFLQILNGLDKGGAYALIALGLTLVFGTLGVVNFAHGAIFMIGAFCAVTMEKILTLSVKVKDTSVTFFDAYKETPYLELWFGKTGSAIIDWVVPISIVVSIPVMLGLGILMERTLIRFFYKRSHAEQILVTFGLAIVLQELVKSFFGANPIPVSAPDIVAGSAAIGSWIGLGDAVVYPWWRLIYLLFSVVIISAVFSFLNFTTWGMVVRAGMADRATVELLGIDIERRFTIVFGLAAVVAGLAGVMYTPVLPPDYHQGMDFLVLSFVVVVVGGMGSLRGAVAAGFLLGILQSFSSMTEVKSIIPGIDQIIIYLVAVVILLTRPRGLMGRRGVMES comes from the coding sequence ATGGACGCGATTTTTCTGCAAATCCTGAACGGACTGGACAAGGGCGGGGCCTATGCCCTGATTGCCCTTGGTCTGACGCTGGTATTTGGCACGCTTGGCGTGGTCAATTTTGCCCACGGTGCGATTTTCATGATCGGTGCCTTTTGCGCCGTCACGATGGAAAAAATCCTCACCCTGTCGGTCAAGGTCAAGGATACATCGGTTACTTTCTTTGATGCCTATAAGGAAACGCCCTATCTGGAACTTTGGTTTGGCAAGACCGGATCGGCCATCATTGACTGGGTGGTGCCGATTTCGATTGTCGTTTCCATTCCGGTGATGCTGGGTCTTGGCATTTTAATGGAACGCACGCTGATCCGTTTTTTTTACAAGCGATCCCACGCCGAACAGATTTTGGTGACGTTCGGTTTGGCAATTGTGTTGCAGGAACTGGTCAAAAGTTTCTTTGGCGCAAACCCCATCCCGGTTAGTGCACCCGATATTGTTGCCGGCTCCGCTGCGATTGGCAGTTGGATCGGCCTGGGTGATGCGGTGGTCTATCCGTGGTGGCGTCTGATTTATCTGCTGTTTTCCGTGGTGATCATTTCAGCCGTGTTCTCGTTTTTGAATTTTACCACCTGGGGCATGGTGGTGCGGGCTGGCATGGCGGACCGGGCAACGGTTGAATTGCTGGGTATCGATATTGAACGCCGCTTTACCATTGTTTTTGGTCTGGCGGCGGTGGTCGCCGGGTTGGCCGGGGTGATGTATACGCCCGTTCTGCCACCCGATTATCATCAGGGTATGGACTTTCTGGTGCTGTCCTTTGTTGTGGTTGTTGTTGGTGGCATGGGGTCGCTGCGCGGGGCTGTCGCGGCGGGGTTCCTGCTGGGAATTTTGCAGTCTTTCTCCTCGATGACCGAGGTGAAATCGATCATTCCCGGCATTGACCAGATCATTATTTATCTGGTGGCCGTCGTTATCCTGCTGACCCGTCCGCGTGGCCTGATGGGCCGCCGGGGCGTGATGGAGAGCTGA
- a CDS encoding branched-chain amino acid ABC transporter permease: MSNTQIATPRQDLIYMVVLSAIVLTMPFWLQPFGAAYPDLMQKFMIFGIFAIGYNILFGLTGYLSFGHAAFLGVGSYTAVWSFKLLSMNVVPAIIFAIVLSGLFAWLIGFVSLRRSGIYFSILTLAFAQMSYNLAYSVLTPITNGETGLQLAQADPRVLDRMAGIEANSGLPSTNLFGLEGTGYTGFYICAVILIISFFISLRIFHSPFGMKLRAIKSNQTRMSYTGYNTRPYLLTAFIISGMYAGLAGSLLAMTDPLAGAERMQWTASGEVVLMTIFGGAGTLIGPLLGAGIIKYLENIFSAFNDTVLHNTFSFLPDWLNNILTAIISPFVGDGWHLLLGIVFMLIVIFLPGGLMEGYGKISRMIRERGQKPADGASSDKHHSTEEA, from the coding sequence ATGTCAAACACGCAAATTGCAACACCGCGCCAGGACCTGATTTACATGGTCGTGCTCTCGGCGATTGTTCTGACCATGCCGTTCTGGTTACAGCCCTTTGGGGCGGCTTACCCCGACCTCATGCAAAAATTCATGATTTTTGGCATCTTTGCCATTGGCTATAATATCCTTTTTGGCCTGACTGGTTATCTTTCCTTTGGTCATGCCGCTTTTTTGGGGGTGGGGTCATATACAGCCGTTTGGTCGTTCAAGCTGTTGTCGATGAATGTGGTGCCGGCGATCATTTTTGCCATTGTTCTATCCGGGTTGTTTGCCTGGTTGATTGGTTTTGTCTCGCTGCGCCGCTCGGGTATTTATTTTTCGATCCTGACCCTGGCCTTTGCCCAGATGTCCTATAATCTGGCTTATTCGGTTTTAACCCCGATTACCAACGGGGAAACCGGCTTGCAACTCGCACAGGCGGATCCGCGTGTGCTGGACCGTATGGCCGGGATCGAGGCAAATTCGGGCCTGCCATCCACCAACCTGTTCGGGTTGGAAGGTACGGGATATACCGGGTTTTATATTTGCGCGGTGATTTTGATCATTTCGTTTTTCATCTCGCTGCGCATTTTCCATTCCCCGTTTGGCATGAAGCTGCGTGCCATCAAATCCAACCAGACGCGCATGTCCTATACCGGTTATAACACGCGGCCCTATCTGCTTACGGCCTTTATCATTTCGGGCATGTATGCGGGGTTGGCAGGTTCGCTTCTGGCGATGACCGACCCGCTGGCAGGGGCCGAACGCATGCAATGGACGGCTTCGGGCGAAGTTGTGCTGATGACGATCTTTGGCGGGGCGGGCACGCTGATTGGGCCGCTCTTGGGGGCTGGTATCATCAAGTATCTTGAAAACATTTTCTCGGCTTTCAATGATACCGTTTTGCACAATACCTTTTCGTTTCTGCCCGACTGGCTAAATAATATTTTAACCGCCATCATCAGCCCGTTTGTCGGCGATGGCTGGCACCTGTTGCTGGGCATCGTCTTTATGCTGATCGTGATCTTCCTGCCCGGTGGTTTGATGGAAGGTTATGGCAAAATCAGCCGCATGATCCGCGAACGCGGGCAAAAACCCGCCGACGGGGCGTCTTCTGACAAACATCATTCCACCGAGGAGGCGTGA
- a CDS encoding ABC transporter ATP-binding protein, giving the protein MGNVILDVTDVNKHFGGLQALTDINLRIEEGTVHAIIGPNGAGKSTFLNVIVGRLTPSRGRVLLGDQVLTGKQPHEINQLGVARVFQTPEIFPDLSLLQNVMIPAFAKRDGQFECGIFKSLFGERKIREQAEHILEDVGLIADRDKIAGSMSRGDKRRLELAMCLIQSPKLFLLDEPTAGMSRHDTNRTIELLQRIKQRGMTKIIIEHDMHVVFSLADRISVLAQGAIIAEGTPEEVRNDPKVKEAYLGGETL; this is encoded by the coding sequence ATGGGCAATGTCATTCTTGATGTTACCGACGTCAATAAACACTTCGGTGGTTTGCAGGCCCTGACCGACATTAATCTTCGGATCGAGGAAGGCACCGTTCATGCCATTATTGGTCCGAACGGGGCAGGAAAATCGACCTTTTTGAATGTGATTGTTGGCAGGCTAACCCCCAGCCGGGGCCGGGTGTTGCTGGGTGATCAGGTGTTAACCGGCAAACAGCCCCACGAAATTAACCAATTGGGGGTGGCGCGTGTTTTTCAAACACCCGAGATTTTCCCGGATTTAAGCCTGCTGCAAAATGTCATGATCCCGGCCTTTGCCAAACGGGACGGGCAATTTGAATGCGGCATTTTCAAAAGCCTGTTTGGCGAACGCAAAATCCGTGAGCAGGCAGAACATATTCTGGAAGATGTCGGCCTGATTGCAGATCGCGATAAAATTGCCGGGTCGATGTCACGCGGCGATAAACGCCGTCTGGAACTTGCCATGTGCCTGATCCAGAGCCCGAAACTGTTTTTGCTTGATGAACCGACGGCAGGCATGTCGCGCCATGATACCAACCGCACGATCGAGCTTTTGCAACGCATCAAGCAGCGCGGCATGACCAAGATCATCATCGAACATGACATGCACGTCGTGTTCAGCCTGGCCGACCGCATTAGTGTTCTGGCACAGGGGGCGATCATTGCCGAAGGCACGCCCGAAGAAGTGCGCAACGATCCCAAGGTCAAGGAAGCCTATCTCGGAGGAGAAACCCTATGA
- a CDS encoding ABC transporter ATP-binding protein, which yields MNAQVPKTKPVPARGSSPAFFSVWDVHAYYGESYIVQGVSFDIREGEIVALLGRNGAGKTSTLRTLARMADPELKHGEIWLDHQPLHDMKAWQAARLGLQLVPEDRSIIPGLTVEQNLELAQIAPPHGWSIQRIYELFPRLGERRLQEAITLSGGEQQMLAIGRALARDIKILLLDEPYEGLAPVIVQEIEKTLQNVKQLGITTIIVEQNAIAALKLADRAIIMDSGQVVFDGTSQEVLDDPDLRDQYLAI from the coding sequence ATGAATGCACAGGTGCCAAAAACCAAGCCGGTTCCTGCCCGCGGGTCGTCTCCGGCGTTTTTCTCGGTCTGGGATGTTCATGCCTATTACGGCGAAAGCTATATTGTGCAGGGGGTGAGCTTTGACATTCGCGAGGGCGAAATTGTTGCCCTGTTGGGGCGCAACGGGGCAGGGAAAACATCCACCCTGCGCACCCTTGCCCGCATGGCCGACCCGGAGCTGAAACACGGGGAAATCTGGCTGGATCATCAGCCCCTGCACGATATGAAAGCCTGGCAGGCCGCGCGCCTTGGCCTGCAACTGGTCCCCGAGGATCGCAGCATCATTCCCGGTTTGACGGTGGAACAAAACCTGGAACTGGCGCAAATTGCTCCGCCACATGGTTGGAGCATACAGCGCATTTACGAGCTGTTTCCGCGTCTCGGTGAACGTCGTTTGCAAGAAGCCATTACCCTTTCAGGCGGAGAGCAGCAAATGCTGGCGATTGGCCGGGCATTGGCGCGGGACATCAAAATTTTGCTGTTGGACGAACCCTATGAAGGGTTGGCGCCAGTGATTGTGCAGGAAATTGAAAAAACGCTGCAAAATGTGAAGCAACTCGGCATTACCACCATCATTGTCGAGCAAAATGCCATTGCCGCCCTGAAGCTGGCGGATCGCGCCATTATTATGGATAGCGGCCAGGTGGTGTTTGATGGCACGTCACAGGAAGTGCTCGATGATCCCGATTTAAGGGACCAGTATTTGGCGATTTAG
- a CDS encoding Lrp/AsnC family transcriptional regulator produces MAVLDQFDRKILALLQENARLTGSELAGKVGLSAAACLRRVQRLRETGVIERDIAVVDPRVFGKRMTVIVLLTLNSDRPDRYNLLRAELEKTPEIVQCDHVTGAHDIVLRVQVADMEEYAAFVDRVLVRPYIKRYESLAVLSHIK; encoded by the coding sequence GTGGCGGTACTTGATCAGTTTGATCGCAAGATACTGGCATTATTACAGGAAAATGCCCGGTTGACCGGCAGCGAACTTGCCGGGAAAGTGGGGTTGTCGGCGGCGGCCTGTTTGCGGCGCGTGCAGCGTTTGCGTGAAACCGGTGTGATTGAACGCGACATTGCGGTGGTGGACCCAAGGGTGTTTGGCAAACGCATGACCGTGATTGTCCTGCTGACATTAAACAGTGACCGGCCTGACCGGTATAATCTGTTGCGGGCGGAACTGGAAAAAACACCCGAAATTGTGCAGTGCGACCATGTGACCGGGGCGCATGACATTGTTTTGCGGGTTCAGGTGGCGGATATGGAGGAATATGCTGCCTTTGTCGACCGCGTGTTGGTGCGTCCCTATATCAAACGGTATGAAAGCCTGGCGGTGCTGAGTCATATTAAGTGA
- a CDS encoding cytochrome b/b6 domain-containing protein gives MAATVKVWDPLVRIFHWSLVTSFAVAWLSADEIKNLHEIAGYCAAALIGFRLIWGFIGPHYARFGQFVHGPDKTLKYLRDIPSGRAERYLGHNPAGGAMILALLACMALLATTGYMQTTDAFWGVAWVQDAHEILANTLLALVIAHLAGVVMASYHHRENLVRAMITGKKRFGTSSDIR, from the coding sequence ATGGCTGCCACCGTAAAGGTTTGGGACCCGCTCGTGCGCATTTTTCACTGGAGCCTGGTGACATCTTTTGCGGTGGCATGGCTGAGTGCGGACGAAATAAAAAACCTGCATGAAATTGCCGGTTATTGCGCCGCCGCCCTAATTGGCTTTCGTTTGATCTGGGGGTTTATCGGCCCCCATTATGCGCGCTTTGGCCAGTTTGTGCATGGCCCGGATAAAACCCTTAAATATCTGCGCGATATTCCTTCGGGCAGGGCAGAACGCTATCTGGGGCATAATCCCGCTGGTGGGGCCATGATTTTGGCCCTTCTGGCCTGCATGGCGCTACTGGCGACCACCGGTTACATGCAAACCACCGATGCCTTCTGGGGGGTCGCCTGGGTGCAGGATGCCCACGAAATTCTGGCAAACACACTTTTGGCCCTGGTGATTGCCCATCTCGCCGGGGTGGTGATGGCCAGTTACCATCATCGCGAAAATCTGGTGCGCGCCATGATTACTGGCAAAAAACGCTTTGGCACCAGCAGCGACATTCGCTAA
- a CDS encoding PepSY domain-containing protein, translating into MLKILAAVVALSTYGFLPTLASAEEVSCNAPKDQWQKPEALQTMLEAKGWKVKRIKTEDGCYEVYALDDKGERVETFFDPASLEAVNKKDGD; encoded by the coding sequence ATGTTGAAAATTCTCGCCGCTGTTGTTGCCCTTTCCACTTATGGTTTTTTGCCCACCCTTGCCTCGGCTGAAGAAGTTAGCTGTAACGCCCCCAAGGATCAGTGGCAAAAGCCCGAAGCCCTGCAAACCATGCTGGAAGCCAAGGGCTGGAAGGTCAAACGCATCAAGACCGAAGATGGCTGTTACGAAGTATATGCCCTGGATGACAAGGGCGAGCGCGTTGAAACCTTTTTTGACCCGGCATCGCTTGAAGCCGTCAACAAAAAAGACGGGGACTGA
- a CDS encoding saccharopine dehydrogenase family protein — protein sequence MKKNVLIIGAGGVAQVVAHKCAQNNDVLGDIHIASRTVAKCQAIIDSVHAKKNLKNADGVLKGHALDATNVDATAALIRETGSQIVINVGSAFINMPVMSACIATGAAYLDTAIHEEQDKICETPPWYANYEWKRREECEKAGVTAILGAGFDPGVVNAYAKLAVEDYFDKIESIDIIDINAGSHGKYFATNFDPEINFREFTGTVYSWQNSQWQSNKMFEVKKIWDMPVVGESQTFMTGHDEVHSLSQNLNVPNVRFWMGFGDHYINVFTVLNNIGLLSEKPVLTAEGQEVVPLKVVKACLPDPSSLAPNYTGKTCIGDLVKGTKDGKETEVLIYNVADHKEAYEEVGSQGISYTAGVPPVAAAMLIASGEWDVKKMANIEELPAKPFLHLLNHMGLPTRIKDANGDRDLDFAS from the coding sequence ATGAAGAAAAACGTTCTCATCATCGGTGCCGGTGGCGTGGCCCAGGTCGTGGCCCACAAATGCGCACAGAACAACGACGTCCTTGGTGATATCCATATTGCTTCGCGAACGGTTGCGAAGTGCCAGGCGATCATTGACTCCGTCCACGCCAAAAAGAACCTTAAAAATGCGGATGGCGTCCTGAAAGGCCATGCGCTTGATGCCACCAATGTTGATGCAACGGCAGCCCTGATCCGCGAGACCGGCAGCCAGATCGTTATCAATGTCGGTTCCGCCTTTATCAATATGCCGGTGATGTCGGCCTGTATCGCCACTGGCGCGGCCTATCTTGACACTGCCATTCACGAAGAACAGGACAAGATTTGCGAAACGCCGCCTTGGTATGCCAACTATGAATGGAAACGCCGCGAAGAATGCGAAAAAGCGGGCGTAACGGCCATTCTGGGTGCCGGTTTTGACCCGGGTGTGGTCAATGCCTATGCCAAACTGGCTGTTGAAGACTATTTCGACAAAATCGAGTCCATCGATATCATCGATATCAATGCCGGAAGCCACGGCAAATATTTCGCGACCAATTTTGACCCGGAAATCAATTTCCGCGAATTTACCGGTACGGTTTATTCCTGGCAGAACAGCCAGTGGCAATCGAACAAGATGTTCGAGGTCAAGAAAATCTGGGACATGCCGGTGGTTGGCGAAAGCCAGACCTTCATGACCGGCCATGACGAGGTTCATTCCCTCTCGCAGAATCTGAATGTTCCCAATGTCCGTTTCTGGATGGGCTTTGGCGACCATTACATCAATGTTTTCACCGTGCTGAACAATATCGGCCTGCTGTCGGAAAAGCCGGTCCTGACGGCCGAAGGCCAGGAAGTGGTGCCGCTGAAGGTTGTTAAGGCCTGCCTGCCGGACCCAAGCTCGCTGGCACCCAATTATACCGGCAAAACCTGCATTGGCGACCTTGTCAAAGGCACCAAGGATGGCAAGGAAACCGAAGTTCTGATTTACAACGTGGCGGACCACAAAGAAGCCTATGAAGAAGTCGGAAGCCAGGGCATTTCCTATACCGCCGGTGTGCCGCCGGTGGCCGCTGCCATGCTGATTGCATCGGGTGAATGGGATGTGAAGAAGATGGCCAATATCGAGGAACTGCCGGCAAAGCCGTTCCTGCATCTTTTGAACCATATGGGTCTTCCGACCCGCATCAAGGATGCCAATGGCGACCGCGACCTTGATTTCGCAAGCTGA
- a CDS encoding carboxynorspermidine decarboxylase: MLHTPYYLIDKAKLLRNMEKIAYVREHSGAKALLALKCFATWSVFDFMADYMDGTTSSSLYEVKLGREKFGKETHAYSVAYSDGEIADVIENADKIIFNSISQLNRFADQASGIVRGLRLNPMISSSSFDLADPARPFSRLGEWDVAKVEAVMDKISGFMIHNNCENADFDLFDNMLGDIETKFGSLLSRVEWVSLGGGIHFTGKNYPLDKFCARLKEFSEKFGVQVYLEPGEASITKSTTLEVSVLDTLFNGKNLAIVDSSIEAHMLDLLIYRENAKVSPNTGEHEYMICGKSCLAGDVFGEFRFENKIEIGDRISIQDAAGYTMVKKNWFNGVGMPSIAIRELDGTERLVREFDFNDYVSSLS, translated from the coding sequence ATGCTGCATACGCCCTATTACCTGATTGATAAGGCCAAACTTCTGCGCAACATGGAAAAAATCGCCTATGTGCGCGAACATTCCGGCGCGAAGGCGCTGCTGGCCCTTAAATGTTTTGCCACCTGGTCGGTGTTTGATTTCATGGCCGATTACATGGATGGCACCACATCGTCCTCGCTTTACGAAGTCAAACTGGGCCGCGAGAAATTTGGCAAGGAAACCCACGCCTATAGCGTTGCCTATAGCGACGGGGAAATTGCCGACGTCATCGAAAATGCTGACAAGATCATTTTCAATTCCATCAGCCAGCTTAACCGTTTTGCCGATCAGGCATCGGGGATCGTTCGTGGCCTGCGCCTGAACCCCATGATCAGCTCGTCCAGCTTTGATCTGGCGGATCCGGCACGTCCGTTTTCGCGCCTGGGCGAATGGGATGTCGCCAAGGTCGAGGCCGTGATGGACAAAATTTCGGGCTTCATGATTCACAATAACTGTGAAAATGCCGATTTTGACCTGTTTGATAACATGCTGGGCGATATTGAAACCAAATTTGGCAGCCTGCTTTCGCGGGTGGAGTGGGTCAGCCTGGGCGGCGGCATTCATTTTACCGGTAAAAACTATCCTCTGGATAAATTCTGCGCCCGATTGAAGGAATTTTCGGAAAAATTCGGCGTGCAGGTTTATCTCGAACCGGGCGAAGCCTCGATCACGAAAAGCACAACCCTTGAGGTCAGTGTGCTTGATACGCTGTTTAATGGCAAAAACCTTGCCATCGTCGATAGCTCGATCGAGGCCCATATGCTCGATTTGCTGATTTACCGGGAAAATGCGAAAGTAAGCCCCAATACGGGCGAGCATGAATACATGATCTGTGGCAAATCCTGCCTGGCGGGTGATGTATTTGGCGAATTTCGCTTTGAAAACAAAATCGAAATCGGCGACCGCATCTCGATACAGGATGCTGCCGGTTACACGATGGTCAAGAAGAACTGGTTTAACGGGGTTGGCATGCCCTCGATCGCCATTCGCGAACTTGACGGGACCGAACGCCTTGTTCGGGAATTTGACTTCAACGACTACGTTTCCAGCCTGTCCTAA
- a CDS encoding VOC family protein: protein MPAPVSVDHLAFPARDLAATDDFYSRVLNAKLVHAESGYSPSWKSDYLLITFALPDGTRLSFFDWPADTGPYPDDKDMPNDVFHIGLRCETPQDVIAWQNHLFQHRVVYHNEDDGKTRRLFIRDPNGIRFEIFASDRAKSTREQEQAARAVYDEWQGKP, encoded by the coding sequence ATGCCCGCACCTGTCAGCGTCGATCACTTGGCCTTTCCCGCGCGCGACCTTGCCGCAACGGACGACTTTTATTCCCGGGTTTTAAACGCAAAACTGGTTCATGCCGAAAGCGGTTATAGCCCATCCTGGAAAAGCGATTATCTGTTAATTACCTTTGCCTTGCCTGATGGCACGCGCCTGTCCTTTTTTGATTGGCCCGCCGATACTGGCCCCTATCCTGATGACAAGGACATGCCAAATGACGTGTTCCATATTGGCCTGCGTTGTGAGACCCCGCAGGACGTGATTGCCTGGCAAAACCACTTGTTTCAACACCGTGTTGTCTATCACAACGAGGATGATGGCAAAACGCGGCGTCTTTTCATCCGCGACCCTAACGGTATCCGGTTTGAAATTTTTGCATCCGACCGGGCCAAATCCACCCGCGAGCAGGAACAGGCGGCCCGTGCGGTTTATGACGAATGGCAGGGCAAACCCTGA
- a CDS encoding LacI family DNA-binding transcriptional regulator: MTEKKGNIPRIQDVAKMANVSTATVSRVLSFPDRVSEATREVVLQAIEKTGYTINHSARNLRKGGTGAILVLLPNLANSFFSRVLKGIEAVASGHGFNILIADSQFPPIDETTFGNLFNTNRIDGAIILDGNIPKSYFKRATRQKPELVFACEWISDCAVATFHIDNLAGAMMATDHLVALGHRKIGHVTGPTNNILAQHRLEGFNQSLTKHNLPCPRNWKIAGDFTIESGVKAARHWLELPADNRPTALFCASDEMAFGLISELHQNGIKVPDDLSIIGFDDVEFAAHSIPALTTIHQPRRRIGEAAARALIHKIRDGDAPMPPQPVFDLELVLRASTAPLHHG, translated from the coding sequence ATGACTGAGAAAAAGGGGAATATCCCCCGAATTCAAGATGTTGCCAAAATGGCCAATGTCTCAACCGCAACCGTCAGCCGGGTTCTTTCCTTTCCCGACCGGGTGTCGGAGGCAACCCGCGAAGTGGTCCTGCAAGCCATTGAAAAAACAGGATATACCATTAATCACAGTGCAAGAAACCTGCGCAAAGGCGGCACCGGGGCCATCCTTGTTTTGCTGCCGAATCTGGCAAACAGCTTTTTTTCCCGGGTGTTAAAGGGGATTGAGGCCGTTGCCTCCGGGCATGGCTTTAACATTCTGATTGCCGATTCCCAGTTTCCGCCAATTGACGAAACCACCTTTGGCAATCTGTTCAACACCAATCGCATCGACGGGGCGATCATACTCGATGGGAATATCCCGAAATCCTACTTTAAGCGCGCAACACGGCAAAAACCGGAACTTGTTTTTGCCTGCGAATGGATTTCCGACTGCGCGGTAGCAACATTCCACATTGATAATCTGGCGGGTGCCATGATGGCGACGGACCATCTGGTTGCCCTGGGCCATCGCAAAATCGGCCATGTGACCGGGCCAACAAACAATATCCTGGCCCAACACCGGCTGGAGGGTTTTAATCAATCACTGACAAAGCACAACCTGCCCTGCCCCCGGAACTGGAAAATAGCTGGCGATTTCACCATTGAAAGCGGGGTGAAGGCGGCACGGCACTGGCTGGAATTGCCGGCAGATAACCGGCCAACCGCGCTATTTTGTGCCAGCGATGAAATGGCATTTGGCCTGATTTCCGAATTGCATCAAAACGGCATCAAAGTGCCGGACGATTTATCGATCATCGGGTTTGACGATGTCGAATTTGCCGCCCATAGCATCCCGGCGCTGACCACCATTCATCAGCCCCGCCGGCGGATCGGCGAAGCAGCCGCACGCGCCCTGATCCATAAAATCCGCGATGGCGATGCGCCCATGCCGCCCCAGCCGGTTTTTGACCTTGAACTGGTTTTAAGGGCCAGCACCGCACCGCTTCACCACGGCTGA